The nucleotide sequence TTTCAGTGCGAGGTAATCATTATAGTTACCCGGTCCAATGCCACCTGTTGGGCAGAAAGTGAAGTCTGGGAATGGACCACTAATTGCTTTGATAGCCTTAACACCACCCGAAGCCTCTGCTGGGAAGAATTTAAGGTGGGTGTAACCCGCATCTTTACCTTTCATCAGGTCAGAGGTAGAAGAAATTCCTGGAATCAATGGAATTTCAGCTTCCATTCCAGCTTTTAACAAATCAGCGGTCATACCTGGGCTTATGGCGAACTTAGCGCCAGCTTCCGTCACTGCTTTCAATTGTTGTGCATTAGTTACTGTCCCTGCACCAATTAAAGAATCTGGCACCTCTTGTGCGATACGTTTGATCACATCAATCGCAGCCGGGGTTCTTAAGGTAACTTCTAATACTTTAATTCCGCCTTCCATAAGCGCTTTAGCCAGTGGTACCGCCTTTTCCACATCGTTAATGACCAATACTGGTACAACGGGGCCGGCCGCAAATATTTCCTCTGGTGAATATTTCCATTTTGTTGTCATAAATCAGCTCGCAGTATGTTGTTGAAGATAAGCAGCCGCCCCCAATAAACCGTGGTCTGGCTCTGCTATCAAGTAGGTAGGAATGTCTTTCACGTAGTGCTTCATCTGCCCTTTCGCTTCAAATCGCGCTCTAAAATCGCTTGATTTAATAAACTCAGGGAAACGGTTAGCAATACCACCGCCAATGAATACACCACCCGTAGTGGCCATGTTTAACGCCAAATTACCGGCAAAGCTACCCATGATTCGACAAAATTGGGTGAGTGTTGCTACCGCAATGTCACAGGTATTTTCCAATGCCGCTAAGGTAATTTGCGCAGGCTCTGTAAACACTGGCGTATTGCCGCCGTGTAGAGCCAATGCAGTATAAATATTGAGTAAACCTCTACCCGACATCACCTCTTCTGCTGATGCACGGCCAAACTGCTTTTGCAAATGACGCCATACAACCACATCAGTTTCATCTACAGGGGCAAAATCTGTGTGACCGCCTTCGCCGTCGAGGGTCTGCCAACCTGAGGATGTCATGGTGATATGCTCAACACCCAAACCGGTGCCTGGGCCGAAAACGGCAATATTGCCCTCAGCCACCGGCGTACCTTCACCAATTTGAACCACTTGATCTTGCGCTAGCACAGGAAGCGAATGCGCCACCGCAGTAAAATCGTTGATCACATAAAGGCTATCTAGGTGTAACTGAGCTCTCAGCGCTTGTTGAGAAAAAGACCAACTGTGGTTCGTCATTTCCACTAAGTCACCGAGTACAGGGCACGCAATAGCAATACAGCCTTGCGTAAAGGTGTGTTCTGGCATATCAGCAAAATACTGCGCAATCGCTAAATCAATGCTGGCAAAGTCATTGCACATGTATTTCTTAATGTCGGCGACGCCTGACTCGGTAACCCTAGCCACGCGAATATTGGTGCCGCCTACATCAGCCACAAACTTCTGGCTCATTACGCTTGCTCCTGAGTGTAAAACAGCGAACACGCACCTTCTTCTGCACCAGTCAGAACAGCGCGCATACCGCCGAATAGCTCACGCCCCATACCAATATGGTGATGATCGATATTGGCAGGTTTTGCTTCACGGGCAGCTAACACTTCATCATCAACCAGTAGTGACAATGCGCCCGTTTCCGTGTTGAGTTCGATAATATCGCCCTCTTCCACTTTCGCTAACAAACCGCCTTTGAACGCTTCTGGGGTAACATGGATGGCGGCTGGAACTTTACCTGACGCGCCTGACATACGGCCATCAGTGACCAAAGCTACTTTGTAGCCTTTATCCTGAAGCACACCTAGAGGAGGAGTTAAGCGGTGAAGCTCTGGCATACCAATAGCAGATGGGCCTTGGAAGCGCACCACAACAATACAATCTTTATCCAACTTCCCTTCTTTGAAAGCCGCATCAAGATCGAATTGATCTTCAAATACAACCGCTGGCGCTTTAATTACGCATTGAGGCTCTGGCAATGCAGACGTTTTAAATACCGCGCGGCCAAGATTACCTTCTAATACACTAACGCCACCGTCTGGTTTAAACGGCGTTTCTACTGTGGCTAAAACTTCTTTATCGAGAGACTCAGTTGGGCCATCACGCCACTCTACTTCGCCGTCTTTGAGCATAGGCTCTTTGGTATAGAAATCTAAGCCTTCACCACAGATGGTTTTCACATCGTTATGCAATAAACCAGCATCTAGAAGCTGTTTAATAAGCAATGACATGCCGCCTGCTGCCACGAAATGGTTAATATCAGCAGAACCATTTGGATAGATACGTGTGAGTAGAGGAACAGCATTTGAAATGTCTGAGAAGTCATCCCAGTTAATAATGTAACCCGCTGCACGCGCAACTGCGATGAGGTGCATCGTATGATTCGTAGACCCACCGGTTGCCAACAAGCCCACTAGGCCGTTTACAATGGCCTTCGCGTCAACGATATGACCAATTGGCGTATATTCGTCGCCAAGGTCGGTAATGCGTGTAGAACGCACAGCCGCAGCGCGGGTAAGTGCATCACGTAGCTCTGTACCTGGATTAACGAATGATGAGCCAGGAAGGTGTAACCCCATCATTTCCACGACTAACTGATTAGAGTTAGCGGTACCATAGAAGGTACACGTTCCAGCAGAATGATACGATTGCGATTCGGCTTCAAGCAGTGCATCACGACCCACTTTACCTTCTGCAAACTCTTGTCTTACACGGGCTTTTTCTTTATTCGGCAACCCAGAAGGCATAGGGCCGGCTGGCACAAATACCGTGGGTAAGTGACCAAAACTCAAGGCGCCCATAAGCAGCCCTGGTACAATTTTGTCACAAATGCCTAGCATTAGCGCAGAATCAAACATGTTGTGCGATAGCGCAATGGCTGCACCTTGTGCTATGTTGTCACGACTCATTAGGCTCAAATCCATACCGGTTTGGCCTTGGGTAACACCATCACACATCGCAGGTACGCCACCTGCAAATTGTGCAACACTGCCTACGTTTTTTACCGCCTCGCGGATAATCGCTGGGTAGGTTTCGTAGGGTTGGTGAGCAGACAGCATATCGTTGTACGCAGACACAATGGCCACGTTCGCTTTCGTCATAGAACGCAGATCGGCTTTGTCTGCTGTACCACATGCTGCGAAGCCATGAGCCAAGTTACCACATGACAATACGCCACGATGAGGACCTTGTCGGCGCGCGGCTTCTATTTTGTCTAAATAGGCTTTACGTGTTTCTTTACTGCGCTCGATAATGCGCTGTGTAACCTCGGCAATACGTGAATTCATTTCAATCTCCTATGGCGCCCACATCAAGGTCACCGGGGCTCTATTAACCACGGCTGTGATGGGCTTTTGCGCTTCGGTTGCATTGTCCAGTGCATCAAGCAATACATGCTTTTTCTTTTCACCGGTTAAATGCAAGAAAATGTTACGACTGTTCAGCAAAGCTGGCAGTGTGAGAGAGATGCGCTGGTGAGGGGCCGTGGTAGGCTGAACTGCAATGCACGTTCTGCCGCTGCTCATATCAAGGCCGTCATTTATCTGCTCAGAACAGGGGAACAAAGACGCGGTGTGTCCGTCTTCTCCCATACCGAGAATTAACGCATCAAAAGGTTGAGACATGCTCGCGAGGGCGGCCTCAGCAGCATTAACGCCTTCATTGGCGTCGCTTGGTTCACTTTTAAGTTCAACGAAGCGTGCTGCACTGGCTTTATTTTTTATCAGGTTATTTTTTACTAGGCTGGTGTTGCTGTCTGCGTGGTCTTCATCCACCCAACGCTCATCAGCCAAAGTGATGTCCACTTTATCCCATTCAAGGTTGGTTTCGCTAAGCTGCTTGAAAAGCGCAAGTGGCGTTCTGCCGCCACTTACCACTAGCGAAGCACGACCACGGGTACGAATACCCGTTTTCAAAATGCTGACCAAATCTTCGGCAAACGCTGATGTTAGCGCTTCAGGATTATCAAATGATAGTGTGGTTAATGCCATATTATTTCTTCTTTACCGTTTTGCTTTCGTACCAACTGCGGTTAGCGCGTGCTAACAACCCAATTGAGTCCACAGGACCCCACGTACCTGCTTGGTACGGCTCAGGTGGCTCGCTAGATGACTTCCATGCTTCTAAAATTGAATCAACCCATGTCCAGGCTTGTTCTATTTCATCGCGACGTACAAATAGCGCTTGGTTACCTAACATAACTTCTAGAAGTAGCTTCTCGTAGGCATCTGGAATGCGTTCATCGGCAAAGGCTTCAGAGAAACTTAAATTCAGTTTAGACTTCTGTAAATCCATCGACCCTGAATTAGTTAATCCAGGCACCTTATTCATGACCGTGATTTCCACGCCTTCATCAGGTTGAAGACGAATAACCAATTTATTGGGTGGTAGGTTTTTAAAGCTATCGCCAAACAAATTGTGAGGCTGACGCTTAAAGTAAATAACCACTTCACTGACTTTATTTGGCATGCGTTTGCCCGTTCTTAGATAGAAAGGCACGCCAGCCCAACGCCAGTTGTCAATTTCGGCTTTAATGGCCACAAAAGTTTCAGTTTTGCTTTGTGTGTTAGCACCTTCTTCTTCGAGGTACCCAGGCACTTCTTCGCCTTTCACAAAGCCCGCGGTGTATTGACCACGCACGATGCTTTCACTGATGTTAGACGCATTGATTGGGCGCAGTGCTTTCAGCACTTTAAGTTTTTCGTCTCGAATGCTATCGGCATCTAACGTTGTTGGTGGCTCCATGGCAACCAAACTTAAGATTTGAAGTAAGTGGTTTTGCACCATATCGCGCATTTGACCTGCATCATCAAAGTAGCCCCAACGCCCTTCTATACCCACTGATTCAGCAACCGATATCTGTACGTGGTCGATACAGTTGTGATCCCAGTTAGTGGCAAAAATTGAATTGGCAAAACGCAGTGATACAAGGTTAAGAACCGTTTCTTTACCTAGATAGTGGTCGATACGGTAAATTTGTTTTTCGTCAAAGTATTCAGCAACTTGCTCATTGATGACTTTAGACGATTCTAAATCGTGACCAATGGGCTTTTCGAGAACCACACGTACGCTGGAATCGATAATCTTACAGCTATGTAAACCACGGCAAATATCACCATAAATGGCAGGCGGCGTAGCAAGATAACATACCATGGTGCGTGAAGGGTCTACATGGTCATCAAGCACGCAGTAGCTGTCGACATCTTTCATATCAACACAGGCGTAATGCAAACGCGCTTTCATGCGTTCCCACGTGGCTTGGCACAAATCTTTTTCACCAAACTTAACTAAGTTGGTATGAACTTCTTCTATATAGTCGTCTAGAGACATGTCTTGACGCGCAACCCCCACTATTGTGGTATCTGGGTGCATGAGATCTGCTTTCTCTAATTGATAAAGCGATGGCAAAAGTTTGCGTCGTGAAAGATCCCCTAATGTGCCGAATAGCACGAAGTCACAGGGTTCATAGG is from Alteromonas australica and encodes:
- a CDS encoding bifunctional 4-hydroxy-2-oxoglutarate aldolase/2-dehydro-3-deoxy-phosphogluconate aldolase produces the protein MTTKWKYSPEEIFAAGPVVPVLVINDVEKAVPLAKALMEGGIKVLEVTLRTPAAIDVIKRIAQEVPDSLIGAGTVTNAQQLKAVTEAGAKFAISPGMTADLLKAGMEAEIPLIPGISSTSDLMKGKDAGYTHLKFFPAEASGGVKAIKAISGPFPDFTFCPTGGIGPGNYNDYLALKNVKCVGGSWLAPDDAIESGDWARITQLAKEAVAGAKNS
- the glk gene encoding glucokinase, which translates into the protein MSQKFVADVGGTNIRVARVTESGVADIKKYMCNDFASIDLAIAQYFADMPEHTFTQGCIAIACPVLGDLVEMTNHSWSFSQQALRAQLHLDSLYVINDFTAVAHSLPVLAQDQVVQIGEGTPVAEGNIAVFGPGTGLGVEHITMTSSGWQTLDGEGGHTDFAPVDETDVVVWRHLQKQFGRASAEEVMSGRGLLNIYTALALHGGNTPVFTEPAQITLAALENTCDIAVATLTQFCRIMGSFAGNLALNMATTGGVFIGGGIANRFPEFIKSSDFRARFEAKGQMKHYVKDIPTYLIAEPDHGLLGAAAYLQQHTAS
- the edd gene encoding phosphogluconate dehydratase — encoded protein: MNSRIAEVTQRIIERSKETRKAYLDKIEAARRQGPHRGVLSCGNLAHGFAACGTADKADLRSMTKANVAIVSAYNDMLSAHQPYETYPAIIREAVKNVGSVAQFAGGVPAMCDGVTQGQTGMDLSLMSRDNIAQGAAIALSHNMFDSALMLGICDKIVPGLLMGALSFGHLPTVFVPAGPMPSGLPNKEKARVRQEFAEGKVGRDALLEAESQSYHSAGTCTFYGTANSNQLVVEMMGLHLPGSSFVNPGTELRDALTRAAAVRSTRITDLGDEYTPIGHIVDAKAIVNGLVGLLATGGSTNHTMHLIAVARAAGYIINWDDFSDISNAVPLLTRIYPNGSADINHFVAAGGMSLLIKQLLDAGLLHNDVKTICGEGLDFYTKEPMLKDGEVEWRDGPTESLDKEVLATVETPFKPDGGVSVLEGNLGRAVFKTSALPEPQCVIKAPAVVFEDQFDLDAAFKEGKLDKDCIVVVRFQGPSAIGMPELHRLTPPLGVLQDKGYKVALVTDGRMSGASGKVPAAIHVTPEAFKGGLLAKVEEGDIIELNTETGALSLLVDDEVLAAREAKPANIDHHHIGMGRELFGGMRAVLTGAEEGACSLFYTQEQA
- the pgl gene encoding 6-phosphogluconolactonase, translated to MALTTLSFDNPEALTSAFAEDLVSILKTGIRTRGRASLVVSGGRTPLALFKQLSETNLEWDKVDITLADERWVDEDHADSNTSLVKNNLIKNKASAARFVELKSEPSDANEGVNAAEAALASMSQPFDALILGMGEDGHTASLFPCSEQINDGLDMSSGRTCIAVQPTTAPHQRISLTLPALLNSRNIFLHLTGEKKKHVLLDALDNATEAQKPITAVVNRAPVTLMWAP
- the zwf gene encoding glucose-6-phosphate dehydrogenase, with translation MVLENSYEPCDFVLFGTLGDLSRRKLLPSLYQLEKADLMHPDTTIVGVARQDMSLDDYIEEVHTNLVKFGEKDLCQATWERMKARLHYACVDMKDVDSYCVLDDHVDPSRTMVCYLATPPAIYGDICRGLHSCKIIDSSVRVVLEKPIGHDLESSKVINEQVAEYFDEKQIYRIDHYLGKETVLNLVSLRFANSIFATNWDHNCIDHVQISVAESVGIEGRWGYFDDAGQMRDMVQNHLLQILSLVAMEPPTTLDADSIRDEKLKVLKALRPINASNISESIVRGQYTAGFVKGEEVPGYLEEEGANTQSKTETFVAIKAEIDNWRWAGVPFYLRTGKRMPNKVSEVVIYFKRQPHNLFGDSFKNLPPNKLVIRLQPDEGVEITVMNKVPGLTNSGSMDLQKSKLNLSFSEAFADERIPDAYEKLLLEVMLGNQALFVRRDEIEQAWTWVDSILEAWKSSSEPPEPYQAGTWGPVDSIGLLARANRSWYESKTVKKK